A window of Candidatus Babeliales bacterium genomic DNA:
AGTGAGTTGTCCAGCAATTTCTCTGAGCTCTTCAGCGCTTACATCATTAAGGTGTAAAAACAAGAACGGAATATCATTGATGGTTTCACTACTTTGTAACCACACAGGGAGCTGCGTTTTAAGGTTTTGTTTCCTCAGTTGTTTGATGTTGCTTTCCAGTGATTTAATATGCTCTTGTTGCTTTTCTACAGCATCGAGCACGTGTTCTCGCTTAATTTTAAATTCTTGGCTTAATGTTTTTACCGTTGAAAAGCTTTGTTGGAATAATTCAAGCGCTTTGGGACCAGTTACTGCAAAAATACGGCGATGTCCTGCCGATAGTGCGGTAACATCGGTAATTTTAAATGCACCAATAACACCCGTAGCTGGTACGTGCGTTCCTCCGCATAGTTCCACTGAATAATCATCAATGCCAACGATGCGTACTTGTTCTGGATTGTATTTATCGCCAAAGAAGGCAAGAGCGCCTCGCTTGGTTGCTTCTTTCATCGTGTTATATTCGATAGTTACTGGAATATTTTCCATGATTTTTTCGTTTACACGATTTTCGACTTGTTCGATTTGTTCTGGGCTGAGATTTTCGTGATAGGTAAAGTCGAATCGTAAATAATCAGGATGTACTAGAGAACCGGATTGCTTTATCTGTTTTCCTAAAATTTCGATTAACGCCGATTGAAGCATGTGCGTTGCAGTATGATTTTTCATTGCCGTTACGCGAAGCTGCTTGTTGACGATTGAAGTTACTGGCATACCAACAGTAAGTGCTGTCGGTGTTTGTATCTGTACTGCTATTGCCTTGCCAATAAATTTTACGTGGAGCAGTTCGGCTTGCAGATTATTGAATTTTAACCAACCATTATCAGGTACTTGTCCACCACCAACAATAAAGAATGGAGATTGTTCAGCGATCACCCAGCATGTTTCTCCTGCTGGCACTTCTATCACCGATTCGTTGTTGTGGACTAATCCAATAATAGTTGATTCTGTCTCTAGTTCTTGGTAACCCGTGAACTGACTGCTGATAGGAGTATCAAATTCGATATGGTCAAGTTCATCAGTTGTTTTTTTACCAGACTGTTCCTTTTGTTTTTGCATTTGCACTTCAAACGCATCAGTGTCTACGGTAAAATCGTGCTCCCGGGCCATTACATGAATCAGCTCAATCGGAAATCCAAACGTGTCATACAGTTTAAAGGTCTGCTCACCATTGATAATTTTTGTGTCTTGGTTTTGAATAAAGTATTGTTCTAAAATCGCTCTTCCGCGGGTTAAGTTAGCAGAGAACTTTTCTATTTCACTACTCAGAAGCTTATAGATATGAGTAGCATTTGCTTTAAGTTCAGGATAAATGTCGCGCATGTCTTCAACAACCACGAGCGATAATTCTGGGAAGATATTTTTATCGGAAAGTTTTTGAGCAAATAAAGCGGCACGGCGAATAATTTTGCGTAGTACATAGCCACGTCCTTCATTTGAAGGGGCGCATCCATCAGCAATCAAGAATGATGAGGAGCGAATATGATCAGCAAGAACATGAAAAGCGGCTTTTGTCTGAGCAGTTTGCTTTTCGTATATAACGCCGGTTAATTCTTCTATTTTTTTCAAGATGTTAGCAAATAAATCGGTTTCAAACACCGAGTCTTTGTCTTGCATCACTGAGCAGATACGTTCAAGGCCCATACCGGTATCAACCCCTGTTTGTGTAAGTGGTTTGTCGGTACCGTTTGGTTGACGTTCAAATTGCATGAAGACAACGTTCCACACTTCCAAAAAACGATCGCAATCACATGCTGGACTGCATTGTTGCTCGCATCCAAAGCCTGGTCCACGATCGACATGGATTTCAGTGCACGGGCCGCAAGGGCCAGTGTCTCCCATTTGCCAGAAGTTTTCTTCTGCTCCTAGTTTGTGAATTTTTTCTGTTGGTACACCCATCATGTTGTTCCAAATATCGTACGATTCTTGATCATGTAGATATACAGAGACGTGAAGGTTATCAACCGGGAGGCCCAATTCTTTTGTTAAAAAATCCCACGCAAACTGAATAGCCTCTATTTTAAAGTAGTCTCCAAATGAAAAATTCCCCATCATCTCAAAGAAAGTAAGGTGTCGCTTGGTAAAGCCTACGTTATCAAGATCATTATGTTTTCCACCTGCTCGTACACATTTTTGTATGCTTACTGCGCGAGAGTAACTTCGTTTTTCAAGGCCTAAAAAAAGATCTTTAAACTGATTCATGCCTGCGTTGGCGAATAACAAAGTAGGGTCTTGGGCAGGAATTAATGATGAGCTGGCTACTTTTTCATGACCATTTTTCACAAAAAAATCAAAAAAACGACGGCGAATTTCAGTTGAATTCATAGGGAGATTCCTGTTTTTTACTCTTTAAAAGAGAATATATGTATTTTCGTTTCTCATAATAATCCTATTTATGCGTGTAGGCAATTGTTGGGTATTGCCATCATCTTTATCAGGATTATTTATAGAAATAATCTTTTTATTGAAGTTTTCAGTTTGAATATGATACCTTATATTATAAATAAGAAGTATGCCTGATTGGGGCTATTGATATGGAATCGTTAAATCATTAGGAAGGAGTTTTAATATGAAAAAAATATTGTTATTAGCGCCTGTTTTATCGGTGGCTATGCTATTTGTGGGTAAGAACTTTGCAGCACAGGCAACAGCCGGAGATACAACTATGACGCAAACTGCCGTAGTGCCACAAAGTGTGCCAATGCAGCAGCCGGCTATGCAGCCAACGACCGGTACGCCGGCACAAGATTTGCCAAAGGGTCCTGTTGTGACTCCTGAAGTGGCAGCGAGTGACATGCAGAATTACGGTGAAGTGCGGAAGTATAAAACTGCTTTGCCTGAGATGCCGACGGCTCCAGCGATGCCAGCAGCTCCACAGCCCATGGCAATGCCAACTGGAGCGCCAGAAGTAACGGCAATGCCAAATCCAGCACCAGTCGTAGCAGGAGAACCAATGGATGTTTCAGCTCAAGTGGTTAGCAGTTCAGAAATGTCAGCAATGCCTGCGCCAGAAGTTTCAACAATGGAAGCGACAACAACCGCAGTAACACCTTCTATGCCAACAGGCGAAGTTACTACAATGGAAGTACCGCAAGCAGAAATTCCAACATTAACAGAGTCACAATGTAAATTAAGATATCAAAGTTATTCTCCAGCGCCGACAGAAGAACCAGGGATAAGCATGCCAGAGTCTGTAACTACAACAGAATTAGTAACAGAGACAATGCCGGAAATGAATACGCAAGCGACAACAGAAACGATTTCAACAGGAACAGGAGAAGAATCAACGGCAATAGAAGGGTCTGTATCCACAGAACCAGCTTCTGAGTCAGCAATGCGAGAAGAATCTATGCCAGAAGAATCTATGTCAGAAGTGAGTATGTCGTCAGAGATGCCTACTGATGCATCACCAACAGAAGAAATGAATTTCGAAAATTTTGACTGGTCTTCATTTGAAAATGAACAGGAAGACTCAACTCCGGTAGGAGCAGTTTAAATGCAAAAACGTATGAGTATGTATTAGAAAATATTTCGTGGGGTTTTGACATGGCGCGATATTGTAAAGTGTTGCGCCATTTTGCTTGATATATAACGAATTGAGGCAAGGGTTTATTATGAAGAATCTTTTATACAGTATAGCTATTGGATTTCTTATCTCTACAACCGGCAGTCATTGTGCAGCTGCAATGGATATCAAAAAAAGAACAGGGGCTGAAAGTATTCATTATGGCGATGAAAAAAATTTAGATGATAACGTTTTGGAAATGGCAATTCATGATATCTGGAAGGGATACTTTTTTTTATTGCGATCAATAGATCAGAGCGTAATAACACAATATGGTACACGAGAAGCGGTTATGCAAGAACTGTTAAAGCAGGCTGTTGATCAATCACGTTTTATGCCAGAGCTGTCTGATAAACGTGAAATTATTGAACAGGTATTAGGATCATTTGCAGTATATGGAGATCAAGCGAGTAAGCAAGATTTTACGTTGTTTCGTGCTGCTGATGATGTAACAAAACAGAAAAAATATTTTGAATATTTTGAAGAGTATTTTTCGGAGATCGGTCAGAAGATTAAAGATTTTTCTGATAATTGCACGCAAGATTCATTGGTAGTGTTAGAAGAGGATTTACAGAGGATTGCATCACGAATACGCGTGCCTAAAGCAATAGCAATTGATTGGAACTATTTTCAAGAAAAATTAAATACTCTTATTTCGCAAGATTTTGCTATGGGCATGAGCGAAGCAACAGATGTTAAGAATCAGGTTTGTATGCGTGCAGAGTTTATAGCAGACTATTTTATGGCGCTTGCTCATAGATTTAACGATGAGCAGGTGGCAATAGAAATAGTGAATGCACGCTCATTAGGAGAATTTTTATTTTCTAATGTACCGGATTCAGATCTTAATTGGTGTTCATGTTCAGCGGCGCCATTTGCAAAACGTATAGCGTTGGCAGTTCATATGATTAAAGATACGGTAAAACGGCATCCAGATAAAAATAAACGGATAGTGTACAGTTCATTAGCGGCAGGACAGCTGCTTATGGATTTTTTGGTGATATCGGGGTTACAGCATCAAGGCTTTAATAATATTGATATTAATGTAATTGATTTGGACATTAAAGACCAAGTTGCTATTACGGCTCTGTTGGATGATCTTGAAGGCAAACGTAATCGTTTGAAAGAAGGTGCAGCTGATGTGACGCAAGAGCGTATTGTGCAACAGATAGAAGATAAACAAGATGTTGCGCATGATGTTTTACAAAATGCTGTCGCGCAATCGATTTTTGAAAAGGCTATAGGCGCAAATTATAGTTGGTCAAAAGAGACCGTGCAGAATAAGCTGGCACATATAAATCGAGGTATTCATGTCACTATCTGGGACAATGCACAAGAGTATGTAGATTTTGTACAAAAAAACCCTCAATATCAGATAGATATTTTGATGTTGGTGGATGCCGGAGGGGTGCATAAAGTTTCAAGTTATTTGAAAGCTGAGGGGGTTGCGCTGATTGAGACGCAACGTGCTCTGGATGTACAAACACAAGAAATGGATCTTAAAGAGCTGGATGATATAACAGTAGTCAGAAGTTCATCAAAATACAAGGTTGCATGGGGTAATGAAGGTCTTTTTGCACAAAACAATGTTATGTATATTCCGTTACTTACCTGTGGCTCTGCACAGATGTATACCAATATGGCTACAGAAAGTGGTGGTGTACGTCTGTATCAATCAATTATAAAAAATTACAGTGATGCACCGATTACGCGAGCAGTAGGACAAGAAATAGCGCGTAGATTTCGTCGTCATGGATATGATGTTGTATGGCTTTCAGATCCCTATATAGCATATGAAAATATTGTTTGCGCAGCTGTAAAACGTGATGCGTTGATATACACCATGGATGTAGTAAATCGAGATGAATTTGCGGTGCGGACGCAACGATTTACGCGTGATCACTATTTGAAAAAGGAAGAGTTTATTGAGCCAGATATGTATAGGGAATTGATAGAGAAGTTTGGATATCGTCAGAGTGGCACACCAAGAGATAAAAGTATTGGAGGTTTGTTATGAAGAAATATGGATTATATAGTGCCATTGTGTATGGAATGATGTTATTTGTTATGGGATTCTGTTTTGCAGCAAAATAGATGCCACAATGCAAGCAGTGTAATGTTATAAAGTCATTGCGGTAAATGCAGGCAGTAGTTGCAAATATATTTTTTTCAAATCCACAGATATTGCGCGTGTGTCGCAGATAGCGGATAAAAATCCGGTGTCCCCTGACCAGCGGGGAATAATATGTTGATGCAGATGTGTGGGCACACTGCCACCAGCAAACTTTCCGATATTAAACCCAATATTAAACCCTTCAGGGTTAAGTATATTTTTAAGAACGGCAAGGCTTGCATTTGATATTTCCATTAACTCAATACGAGTCTCTTTTGATAATTTGCTCAGGTCCGCTTCATGTTCCAATGGCAGGACCAGTATGTGCCCTGCATTATAGGGGTATAAATTGAGTAATATGTAGGTATGTTCAAATCGTTTTAAAATAAAATTTTTTTCGTTGTTATTATCTTGAAGTTGCACACAAAAAGGGCACGAAGGTGTTGAATTGTTTTGTGTTTTTGTATAGCCATCTCGCCATGGTGCATATAATCGTTTCATTTTCAATACCCTTAAGAATTGTTTTTTTAAGAAGTGTAAAGTGTGCCAGAATAATTAGCAATACTGTTTTGATTTATAAATAAAAAAAGTAGCAGAGTTAATAATTTTCTTTTTTTATCTGTGCAAGCATGGGTGACATGTGTCTTTGGATATAATTTTTTATTACCAAAGCATTCACATTGTAACAACTGGTTTGTTTTGTTGCCTTTTGTGTTTCAATTAATGCTTACAATGGAATAGGTTCTGTATTATAATGATTTCAAATTCATGTCATATTGTGTAATTTTAATTATTTTTATAGGATTTTACAGTGTTAAATCGAAGTGCGGCAAGTTTTCTGTTATTGTATTTTGTTGTTTTTTGTTCTGACGTAAAAGGTATGTCAGGCCCTGAAGTATCATCACGACACTTGCGGCGACAACCGCACGGTGGCAATCTCGTTCATTTTTTTAATCACGCGATGGCTTCTGATGAGATTCCACCAGCACCTCCAATTGGAGAACATCAAATAGGGCGCCCACGCTCTCGTGTTATCGTTTCTCGAGATGAGTTTGCTGCTGCGTCGCTTGCATTTGCTATTGCGGCGCGTGCACTTGAAAGATCAGTATTTTCTGATGCATCTTCATCGTCTGAAACTTTATCACCGGTAGCGCAATCACCATTTGCTCGGGCTCGTTCTGAACGTGCGATGTCGATAACGTCAATGCCGTCTCCCGATTTGTCACCAATACATAGAGAACCTTCTGTTTCTCCAACTACCTACTCTGACATCTCATCACCGGGTTTATCTTCTGGATTATCAGGCCAAGACTTCCAGGATGATAGTATGTATATGATTCCTCAGAGGGCGCCGGTGATGCAACCGCGTTCTCGCGTTGTAGTTTCTCAAGATGAATTTACTGCGCGTGTAGATCTAGAGGAACGAGATGCGTTGCGCTCATTCTTATTGCTTTTTAATTCTCCGCAGATGGTGGCTGAACTTTTAGGGGGTCATGGCGAGCGCAGACGTCCATCATCTGGTTTATCTGACCAAAACTTCCAGGATGATAGTATGCTAGTAAGTCCTCCTGCTGCCACTCCGAGCATTGCATCTACAACAAGAACGCCATGTCCAACACCGCTTACTATGGCTTTTGATGATGAAATTGATGAGGACGCTAAATGTGAGATGGTTGAGAAACCGATGCTGCCGAATATGTTGTCAAAAGATCAATTGCCCGTTGATAGTAAGCGTGCATCGCAAGAGTATCTTGCTGCAGTAAAAGCGCATCGTGTTGCATTGAAGAAGGCTAAACGCAAGGTGTACCAATATAGATATTTTACTTTTTCTGACCATCATCAAACAGAATCAGAAAGACGTGCTCTAAATAGGAGAAAGACAAAAAATCCTAACGTCACCGCAATGTTAGAGGAAGAACAGCGACAACAGTGTGAAGAAGAAATGTTGCGAGCGCAGCAGTTTCCTGTTTCTAGCAGCAGTGCATTCAGCAAGGTACCGCAAGAAGCAGAACCTTCTGTAGCTGAATTAGAGAAAAAAGAGCAGCGACTAATCGCGGAACAAACTGTGGTTCAAAAGAAAATAAAACGGTTAAAGCAACGAGAAGCGCAAAAAAAAGAACAAGGATCACCGCAACAACAGCAAGATGCAGAGGAGCAACCTCAAGCGCAAGAGAATGCAGATCAATGTAAAAAATTAGCTCGAAAACGCGTAGGAGCATCTAGGCGTCTGGCGGGTCTAAAACCGTTTGGAGATTGGCCAAAGAATAAAGGTTTTAAGAAAGATAAGCAGCATCGAATTCGTTAGTATAACGTATCCAAACATCATATTTTGTTATAGCTGATTTTTTCTATAATGTCTGGCATGGGAAATGTATGAAAATAACCAATGCCACGTTTGTAATGACAATATAATAAGCAATGGTTCTACGGGTAATCGTAATCGAGCATATCCAAATCCTCCGGTCATGAATAAAATCCCTCCAATGAGAGGGATTGTTTTTATCCAAAGTTCTTGAGCATTTTTTAGATCAAACGATACCTTTTTTTTCTGCAAGAACGAGTGAGTGATAACAATCAATAATCCTATTATGAGTCCTATCCAGATAAGCACGGCATAACAAAGCTCAATCCATGCAACAATACGCATCCATGGTGGCATTGGTTGCGCATATAAACATGCAGCAGTCTTTGTAAAAAGAAATTCTTCTATTGGGTCGCGTTGAAATCGGTTTGCTGCAATAGCGGCAAGTTGGTAGCTATACAGATCGAATGTTGTTTTTAAAACTTCTTTTATCCAATGGTACGCAGCTGAAAAAGGATGCGCAATAATTATTGGCCATGCAATGCTATTGCATATACGTTCTTTAACGATGACATGGCGTGAATCGATTGATGTCTTTTCTTCTTGTTCTACCGCCAAAACTGCTTGTTCATGAGTAGACTTAATGCAGTGTGCAAGTGGTGTTCCATGGAGATCGCGTAAAATTTTTGGTGCAATGAACGCATTCAAATAAGGGCCCGAGAGTGGGCAGAAAAAGAGCTGACCGGTGAGATTATAATTGCGGATATACCAGCCGCTGATAGCAATAAAAAAAATCGAAAGGAATAAGATAGCATTTTTGATTTTTTGTCTCCAGATCGTCTGGCCTATGCACAGTAAAAGTGCGCTGCTTATTATTGCAACGAATTCGCCCATTGGGCGTAGCCAAGTCATGCATCCTAACGTAATGGCAGCAAAAACAATATAGAGCGACCAATTATTTGAAGGAGAAAAGCTTCTATAAAAAAAGAGCAAAAATAGATAAAAGAGAAGCATAGCAAGTCCCTCGGTCAGCAAAAAACAACTTGCTAAGATCATGCCGGGATGAAGCACCGCAATCCATGCAGCGATAACACTAATTTTTTGTGATTGCGTAAGAACATAGGCAAGTAAAAAAATAATGAAGGGAATAAACGAGCATAAGAAAAGTTGCAACCAAAGAGCCGCTTTTTGAGCGTGATCGTTTTTATTAAAAGCAGTGCTGCGTATGCCATATAATGTGTAAAAACTTGCAAGATATGCTGGATATCCAGGTGTGCGCCAGAAAATGGGTTCTTTTGTGTCAACACGGTGCATGCCGGTGCCCAACGATATGCCCAATGCGCAGATATGATAATCCATGCTATCAGGTTGTCGGTAACGTTCTTGATGTTGTATAAAAAACTGAAATGTTCCTGCGCGAACTAAAAAAGCAATAATGAAAATAAGTAATTTATTATCGGCCACCCACTCTGCCTCCACCTCCGCCACTGCCAGAAAAGCCCCCGCCTCCACCAGAAGAGCCTCTGCCACCAAAACTTGATTTTGATCCCGGCGGGTTTATCGATGCGGAAATTGCAGAGTTAAATGAGCTACTGAATGTGGATACAAATGCTTGTGTATTAAAATGATCGAGAGATCTGTTATAGCACCAGATTGGTCTATATGGAGTGCATTCTTGTTCTAGTTTTGTAAATAATGGTGCAAATTGTTTTGACCATGCTTTTTCAACGCCAAACGCAATTGCATAGGGAAGATACTGTTCATATAGTTCTGGCGTTTTAGTCGGTGGCGTGCCAATTATTTTTATCCGTTCCCCTTCGGTAGTTTCTAAAAACATCTTAAATCCCAGAAGTTCGGCATTCGTTTTTCTACCCGCAGGGGAGTAGAGCGTTGCCGCTTTATGTAAAAAGTGAAAAAGAACAAATACTATACATAGTATGAGCGGCAGAGCATACGGGAGGAGCATATGAAATTGCATGAATAATGGCACGGATATGCCGATTGCAGCAGCGATACCAGTGTGTATAACAAAAGATGCATCATAGCTAAATAAAGCACTGAAGCGTTGCTTAAAGGTATCTTCCAATTTGCTAATACTAGCTTGAACGATGCTGTTTTGTGTTTTTACATGCAAACGATTTTTTTTAGGAAATAGTGAGCAGAGGAGCTTGTGTTGATGGTTGTTGGAAGTGTCTGTATTTTTAATAAGCATGTAACTGTCAGTTGCAGTATATTCAATGGTTAAAAGTCCATGCACTGCCAGGTCGACAATTTCAGCAGAAAAGCCTTTTGCGTCTAAATTTTTCTTCATGATATATCGTGCAGCACCAGCAGAGATGTTATCCGGTGGGTAAAACAAAGGGATTATCACTTCTTGTTGTTGTAGTCGACGAATTTTTAACCATTGACGTATTGCGAAAAAGCAGAGCAGTACCCATCCGATCAGCGCCCATAATAAAAAGAGATTATCCGCAAAAAAATACCACCAGAGCGTTTGCCAGGTGGGAGCATCGATAAGCCCTTTTGGCCATACTGCAACAATAGTGCATCCTTGTGATGGACCCAATGGTGTGGTGATGGTAAATAGTGCAGAATGTGTTTCTTTTTCTACACTGAAATATTTTTCTTTTGATCCCATTTGGCCAGTAAAACCATCAGTTTCTACATCATTGAGAGAAATATTTGGGGGGAAATTGATGCGAGCACTTGCGTGAGCAACGGGGAGATCAGAATTGTGACCAATTAAATTCCAAGCAAGTTCATCATAGTCTTGGTAGAAACCGATTTGTCTATTTACGTTATAACTGATGGTGTAAGTATGTTGACCTTTTTTTATGAATGTCTCATCGCCACAGTCGATAATGATACCGTTGTATTTGTTGTTTAGCGCGTAGGCAATCGGTTGCCCCTCTTTATACACACTTTTGAGTGTAAAAGTGATGATGACGTTGTTGCCAAATAGATCCTTGTAGCGGGTTGGAAACTCTCGGGTAATCCCTCGTTTAATCTGGTTACCAGTGCTCCATACCGAGATGGTTTCCACTACATCAATAGTTGCGTTCGGATTAATAGTGATATCAGCATGAAATGATAAAATCTGCTCGTGTTGGCCGTAACTGTACACAGAGCAGAATGATATTAAAAAAATAAATAAATGTTTGATGCTCATGTTGCTGTTAAAACTGTATTTTTACGTTTTGTCGTTCTTCTGAATTATCGAGCTCAAAATATGGTTTTTTATGCATTCCTGTCATACCTGCAATCAGTGATGCGGGGAATACAATAATAGCACCGTTATAGTTGCGAATGGTGCCATTGTAATAGCGGCGCGATAGTTGTATTTCATGTTCAATCGCACCAAGATCTTTTTGTAGGGCAAGAAAATTGGTGTTAGCATGGAGCTGTGGATAGTTTTCTGTAACCGCAAAGAGCGTTTTAAGAGCGCCAGCGAGTTGTCCTTCTGCTGCAACTTTACCTTCTGGTCCGGTAGCATTCATTGATTGTGCACGGAATTTAGTAATGTTTTCCAATACCGATTGTTCGTGGATGCTGTATTGTTTGACTACTGCAACCAAATTGGGGATTAAATCGTAACGACGCTTCAGCTGTATGTCGATGCTACTCCACGCTTCTTCGGTTAATACATAAAGCCGTGCGAGTCCGTTGTAGGTAGATATTGCCCAAAGGCCAATAATAGCTA
This region includes:
- a CDS encoding LemA family protein, with amino-acid sequence MDTTILLLVIAGIIAIIGLWAISTYNGLARLYVLTEEAWSSIDIQLKRRYDLIPNLVAVVKQYSIHEQSVLENITKFRAQSMNATGPEGKVAAEGQLAGALKTLFAVTENYPQLHANTNFLALQKDLGAIEHEIQLSRRYYNGTIRNYNGAIIVFPASLIAGMTGMHKKPYFELDNSEERQNVKIQF
- a CDS encoding DUF2207 domain-containing protein — protein: MSIKHLFIFLISFCSVYSYGQHEQILSFHADITINPNATIDVVETISVWSTGNQIKRGITREFPTRYKDLFGNNVIITFTLKSVYKEGQPIAYALNNKYNGIIIDCGDETFIKKGQHTYTISYNVNRQIGFYQDYDELAWNLIGHNSDLPVAHASARINFPPNISLNDVETDGFTGQMGSKEKYFSVEKETHSALFTITTPLGPSQGCTIVAVWPKGLIDAPTWQTLWWYFFADNLFLLWALIGWVLLCFFAIRQWLKIRRLQQQEVIIPLFYPPDNISAGAARYIMKKNLDAKGFSAEIVDLAVHGLLTIEYTATDSYMLIKNTDTSNNHQHKLLCSLFPKKNRLHVKTQNSIVQASISKLEDTFKQRFSALFSYDASFVIHTGIAAAIGISVPLFMQFHMLLPYALPLILCIVFVLFHFLHKAATLYSPAGRKTNAELLGFKMFLETTEGERIKIIGTPPTKTPELYEQYLPYAIAFGVEKAWSKQFAPLFTKLEQECTPYRPIWCYNRSLDHFNTQAFVSTFSSSFNSAISASINPPGSKSSFGGRGSSGGGGGFSGSGGGGGRVGGR
- the alaS gene encoding alanine--tRNA ligase, whose protein sequence is MNSTEIRRRFFDFFVKNGHEKVASSSLIPAQDPTLLFANAGMNQFKDLFLGLEKRSYSRAVSIQKCVRAGGKHNDLDNVGFTKRHLTFFEMMGNFSFGDYFKIEAIQFAWDFLTKELGLPVDNLHVSVYLHDQESYDIWNNMMGVPTEKIHKLGAEENFWQMGDTGPCGPCTEIHVDRGPGFGCEQQCSPACDCDRFLEVWNVVFMQFERQPNGTDKPLTQTGVDTGMGLERICSVMQDKDSVFETDLFANILKKIEELTGVIYEKQTAQTKAAFHVLADHIRSSSFLIADGCAPSNEGRGYVLRKIIRRAALFAQKLSDKNIFPELSLVVVEDMRDIYPELKANATHIYKLLSSEIEKFSANLTRGRAILEQYFIQNQDTKIINGEQTFKLYDTFGFPIELIHVMAREHDFTVDTDAFEVQMQKQKEQSGKKTTDELDHIEFDTPISSQFTGYQELETESTIIGLVHNNESVIEVPAGETCWVIAEQSPFFIVGGGQVPDNGWLKFNNLQAELLHVKFIGKAIAVQIQTPTALTVGMPVTSIVNKQLRVTAMKNHTATHMLQSALIEILGKQIKQSGSLVHPDYLRFDFTYHENLSPEQIEQVENRVNEKIMENIPVTIEYNTMKEATKRGALAFFGDKYNPEQVRIVGIDDYSVELCGGTHVPATGVIGAFKITDVTALSAGHRRIFAVTGPKALELFQQSFSTVKTLSQEFKIKREHVLDAVEKQQEHIKSLESNIKQLRKQNLKTQLPVWLQSSETINDIPFLFLHLNDVSAEELREIAGQLTTAQPGFYFLISANAATSSFIASLSAKLADAVDMQKFGSWLKEAHGLRGGGSKSMIQGGGGSYDPILKTTMIEWMKKQ
- a CDS encoding HIT domain-containing protein — protein: MKRLYAPWRDGYTKTQNNSTPSCPFCVQLQDNNNEKNFILKRFEHTYILLNLYPYNAGHILVLPLEHEADLSKLSKETRIELMEISNASLAVLKNILNPEGFNIGFNIGKFAGGSVPTHLHQHIIPRWSGDTGFLSAICDTRAISVDLKKIYLQLLPAFTAMTL